AATGATGTGCGCGGAAGTTAAAACTCCTGCAATCACTAAAAGCAGATGTCAACTCGATGCTAAGGATGTGGAAGACACACGTGCTATAGCACACCTTAGGATACACGTAGAAAGGGTAATAGGTAGCTTGTGCAATAAATACAAACTATTACGTAACACAGTACCAATTAGTTTGTTGCTTCCCTGTAAGGATGAAGAATTTACCCTTCTTGATAAGATTGTTAATGTTTGCTGTATTCTAGTTAACATGTGTCCAAGTGTTGTTGTAAGGCCAGATGAAACcgaaaaatgtactgtacatgctgaATGGTAAAAAGACCCCAGGAGAAATGATGGTTTTctatttggtgtgtgtgaatgtgtggtaCCCTCCTgagattgaacttttttttggggggtgtaCCTGCCTTAGAATGAACATGGTATGCTCTTTGTACATGAAATACTTCAGATGACAATTTGATaattaaaaacttatattttaataaaaaaaacaccagcaaaTTGCAATGTTTAGTATCTTGTGTTGAACTACTTTGAAACACTAAACTTCAAGTAACAAACAAATATTCTTTGAGTCAAGTATAACACttaacaaaactaaaaaaaactctTAACTGAGTAGGCCTAAGGGCAATTCTTTTATAAACAACAGCCACTTCTTTACTACTGCTCTTTTTCATTGGGAACATGAGGCTGCATGTTCTTCGAGTAATGTTTTGCCACAAGTTCTGGGACGCACACTTTCTTGAAGAATTCTTGTGCTTTTTTTAGACGAGGTTCCCAGAAATCCTGGTCTGGAAAGACCCGCACCACAGTGAAATCACACTCAGTCCAAACAACAAGATCACAGTGATTTGATTGGGTGACATAAATCTGTGACTGGATCTGTGTGTAGAAGCGGTGGTCTCTTTTCAACTGAAGGTTGTTTGAGGACAACTGGAGACAAAAGTCTTTGTCCTTCATGGCCAATGCCTGTTGGATGCTGCAGGACCGATACTTGTAAGGACATTTCACCTCCAGGCAGCCCTTTCCACAGCATTCACACATAGTCAGGCCATCCGGTGATGCTCCGATTTCAGGGAAGCTGCTGTTAATTATGAAGCCACGTGGTTTgattttgaagtgtgtgtgagatgcaGCTGTGGATTCAGTGTAGGCCTTTCTAGCATCACCCTCATGACTGATACCCCATCTGGTTTGGACAGGTGATATTGTGTGCTGTGCGTGTGGGTAACACACCTGCTTCAAAACTGTGTGGGATGGCGTCTCCAGAGAGGTGGCATATACAGCATGCATTTTTGACGCTGTAATTCTTCCGCTTCTGTAATCATACCACACAGACAGATGTTGTTGCCTGGTGTACTGCTCTACAGCTGCTGCCTGCTCGTCCGTCACACATACAGCATTCATGTTCTTCTCACAGGCCAGCAGGACAGCCGACAGGTCACTGGCATCTATGCTTTCATCATACAGGGATTTTGCCAGACATGGAGGTAAAGCAGAGGATggtgcagcagctgtgtgttgtgtgtattgtgCACAGTACTTCTCCATCCCTGACAAACCAACGGCCTTGCTATGGTGCAGTAACGTATCAAGAAGTGGTGATAAATCTTCCAGATTACCGGTAGGAGTTTTCCATTTCTGTGCCCGACTCCTTATGGCTGGTGCTGTGGACTGTATTTATTCACTGGTCTAATGTCTTCCTTTGTGCAACTGAGGAGGTGTAGTCGATCCTATATCCCACTTCTGGGTGAATCTTGCTCAAGTTACTAGGCAAAACCCAGTATGCTGGCACATCAGTGACGGTCTTTGTGCCGCGAATTCGAACTGTTGCCTCCAACTTAAGCAAGAGAGCACCAACATGGGTACAGGTCTCAGCTACCCCTGCCATGCAGGTACAATGGGCACACACCACCTTCCCGGCACTGCTCACAATGACCCAGGGCTTTAGAGGAGGCTCACTCAATCTCTGTGAGTGCATAACCTGTGTACATACAGAACAATAGTAAatgaaaagaacacacacacacacacacacacacattatcctCCTGACTACCAGGAAAAAATGGATGAATTTAGTATTTTGTCAAGTCATTACATTGATTAGGGCAtaagaaaaattatattttattcatatgtTATGCCATATCCTCTGTAGAGGACATTTGGACTTTAAAAAgtcctgttttaaaaaaaaaataataatagcacaaaatattatcatatttCCAAAAGGGTGTTACACTTGATCACTAAATTAATGTCATCCATTTTTAAAGACCAAGGAGAGGGAGTGGCCATGGTGAAACATCCAATCATTTATCTCTGAAAAGCCCTGAACATGCTCTGTACAGGACATCCAGACTTAAAACTGATGTCTCAGAGAAATCGCTAAAACATAATGTCCATAAAACACCATAGCTGGTTATCAGGAGGATATTataaaaatctgattaaataTTGTGTAAAGATGCGTGTTTCACTAATCACAGGTAGGTAAGTAAGATGAT
This sequence is a window from Siniperca chuatsi isolate FFG_IHB_CAS linkage group LG22, ASM2008510v1, whole genome shotgun sequence. Protein-coding genes within it:
- the LOC122870751 gene encoding uncharacterized protein LOC122870751, giving the protein MEKYCAQYTQHTAAAPSSALPPCLAKSLYDESIDASDLSAVLLACEKNMNAVCVTDEQAAAVEQYTRQQHLSVWYDYRSGRITASKMHAVYATSLETPSHTVLKQVCYPHAQHTISPVQTRWGISHEGDARKAYTESTAASHTHFKIKPRGFIINSSFPEIGASPDGLTMCECCGKGCLEVKCPYKYRSCSIQQALAMKDKDFCLQLSSNNLQLKRDHRFYTQIQSQIYVTQSNHCDLVVWTECDFTVVRVFPDQDFWEPRLKKAQEFFKKVCVPELVAKHYSKNMQPHVPNEKEQ